A genomic stretch from Larimichthys crocea isolate SSNF chromosome XXII, L_crocea_2.0, whole genome shotgun sequence includes:
- the arhgap35b gene encoding rho GTPase-activating protein 35: MMAKKQDARSPIYNLIVVGLSGTEKEKGQCGVGKSCLCNRYVRPSADDFYLDHTSVLSTSDFGGRVVNNDHFLFWGEVSRVLEEGPECRMHVVEQTEFIDDQTFQPHRSTAMQPYIKRAAATKLASAEKLMYFCTDQLGLEQDFEQKQMPEGKLQVDGFLLCVDVSRGMNRNFDDQLKFVTNLYGQLSKTKKPIVLVLTKCDEGVERYIKDAHTFAITKKSLPVVETSARSNINVDLAFLTLVQLIDKSRGKPKIIPYFEALKLQSQQIASAKDRYEWLINRIVKNHNETWLNTSRRMNTSPEYKEYVFLEGTAKCKKLFQQHVYRLKQEHIERRRKIYLSTLPLALSSLVPDLDEIDQLSWSGVQKVLESKQHFAHWFVVLEDSPWEDTSHIDNMEDERIPSDLLETAEAEELFNAHLEHLRNECRRAEMRLEFKHKLASSPFVTPGKPWEEARSFIMNEEFYQWLEEPEYLDLYNRHQKEIIDRAKEDFQELLLEYSELFYELEVDAKPSKEKMGAIQEVLGEEQRFKALQKLPAERDALVLKHIHFVYHPTKETCPSSPHCGDSKIEQILVSRFPTCYPFFDVKAHFGDTKADRINLVILGKDGLAREFANEIRALCTNDDWYVLDGKMYELTLRPIEGNVRLPVNSFHTPTFTPHGCLCLYNSKESLSYVVESLERLRESTLGRRDSQLAQLPTSLLLVTKRGVGSYVDIGGETALNLITQGQQFARRLQCSFLDPASPGVGYGHNVNESQINQVLRSLLDIRRSTSFSSSSPPLLPEPLGLRDSPHQPAPEADLRIVMCLMCGDSYDIEQLLSPFLMHQHCRPMSNSGTSVLLEQTVGGHKLAIELSLLSYHASFTLRKSRLVHGYIAVYSVSRKASLETLCAFLCEVQDIIPVQLLAVGDSQAELTDSDYACEQLIQGEELAHEIEGRFNSVVCGSGGVVGGLHRIEMFHSFLMEVVEKRNIVEATHMYDNVAEACTNENVYSPRCSSPSPVTMFLDSEDDVEPSPPYYDGTLTSHSGGFNLPDLDSSDISVISDIRDFENKLNNKVPPQVRVKPGVTFDFRKVSRNPYIDTLGHRRSLPSAVTWVPGGDVGYDPSDYAEPIDAVSKPRPSNEEIIYSVPHDSTQGKIITIRNSNRMHSNGNGSDSEADSSSLERRRKFSAVGVKPRLYRDRSKRLGKFSSFRTSFIGSDDEMGALPKSKEDDFGTLKGESLVSEESEDPKKRNILKSLRRTAKKTRPKPRPAIPKPPESNYFGVPLVNVVSPDRPIPLFIEKCVRFIETTGLNTEGLYRVSGNKSEMESMQRQFEQDHGLDLVEKDFSINTVAGALKSFFSELPEPLVPCALQVDLLDAFKINDREQRLYTMKDVLRKFPRENYDVFKYVLSHLHKVSQLNRLNLMTSENLSICFWPTLMRPDFTTMDALTATRTYQTIIETFIHQCAFFFYNQPLLDSPTGLAGLPASPTTTLSGSSAYSCYRSSPPHTTTHFSPLQQSPPTTPQSPLQSLLPPLHQHPHSHHSPAEQETL, translated from the exons ATGATGGCGAAAAAGCAAGATGCCCGGTCGCCCATTTACAACCTCATTGTGGTGGGATTGTcaggaacagagaaagagaaggggcAATGTGGGGTTGGCAAGTCCTGCTTGTGTAATAGATATGTGCGGCCTAGTGCTGATGACTTCTACCTGGACCACACGTCAGTGTTGAGCACCAGTGACTTTGGGGGTCGAGTGGTTAATAATGATCACTTTCTGTTTTGGGGTGAGGTGTCACGGGTTCTGGAGGAAGGGCCTGAGTGCAGGATGCATGTTGTGGAGCAAACTGAATTCATTGATGATCAGACATTTCAGCCACACCGTAGCACTGCTATGCAGCCCTATATCAAACGGGCCGCCGCAACCAAGCTAGCTTCAGCAGAGAAGCTCATGTACTTCTGTACAGATCAGCTTGGCCTGGAGCAAGACTTTGAGCAAAAACAAATGCCAGAGGGCAAGCTGCAGGTTGATGGTTTCCTGCTTTGCGTTGATGTTAGCCGGGGCATGAACCGCAACTTTGATGACCAGCTGAAGTTTGTCACAAACCTGTATGGTCAGCTCAGCAAGACCAAGAAGCCCATTGTGCTGGTCCTCACCAAATGTGATGAAGGAGTTGAACGCTACATCAAAGATGCGCATACCTTTGCTATCACAAAAAAGAGTCTACCAGTAGTTGAGACATCTGCACGCTCAAATATAAATGTGGACCTTGCCTTCCTCACTTTGGTTCAACTTATTGATAAAAGCAGGGGCAAGCCCAAGATTATTCCTTATTTTGAAGCCCTAAAGCTCCAAAGTCAGCAGATTGCATCTGCCAAGGATCGCTATGAATGGCTAATCAACCGCATAGTAAAGAATCATAATGAAACCTGGTTAAACACCAGTCGACGCATGAACACCTCCCCAGAATACAAAGAATATGTGTTCTTGGAGGGAACGGCTAAATGCAAGAAGCTTTTTCAACAGCATGTGTACCGTCTGAAGCAGGAACATATTGAGAGGCGTCGCAAAATATACTTAAGCACTCTTCCTTTAGCACTTAGTTCTTTGGTGCCTGACCTGGATGAGATAGATCAGCTGAGCTGGTCTGGGGTACAGAAGGTCCTAGAGTCCAAGCAGCACTTTGCCCACTGGTTCGTTGTGCTGGAGGATTCACCATGGGAGGATACGTCACACATTGATAACATGGAAGATGAGCGAATCCCTTCAGACCTACTTGAAACTGCTGAAGCGGAGGAACTATTTAATGCCCACTTGGAACATCTCCGTAATGAGTGCAGACGGGCAGAGATGAGGCTGGAGTTTAAACATAAATTGGCGTCCTCTCCCTTCGTCACACCTGGTAAACCTTGGGAGGAGGCCCGAAGCTTCATCATGAATGAAGAGTTCTACCAGTGGCTTGAGGAGCCAGAGTACTTAGACCTGTACAACCGCCATCAAAAGGAGATCATTGACCGTGCTAAAGAAGACTTCCAGGAGCTCTTACTAGAGTACTCTGAGCTTTTTTATGAACTTGAGGTGGATGCCAAGCCAAGCAAGGAGAAGATGGGGGCAATTCAGGAGGTTTTGGGGGAGGAACAGAGGTTCAAGGCGCTACAAAAGCTGCCTGCTGAAAGAGATGCTCTGGTATTGAAGCATATCCACTTTGTCTATCACCCTACCAAGGAAACCTGCCCTAGCAGTCCTCACTGCGGAGACTCTAAGATTGAACAGATCTTAGTGTCACGTTTCCCCACGTGTTACCCCTTTTTTGACGTGAAAGCTCATTTCGGGGACACCAAGGCCGACAGAATTAACCTTGTCATACTAGGGAAGGATGGACTGGCCAGAGAATTTGCCAATGAGATTAGGGCTCTCTGCACAAATGATGACTGGTATGTGTTAGATGGGAAGATGTATGAATTGACACTGCGACCTATTGAGGGAAATGTACGTCTTCCAGTAAACTCCTTCCACACTCCCACTTTCACCCCTCACggatgtctgtgtctgtataaTTCAAAAGAGTCCCTCTCCTATGTGGTTGAAAGCCTTGAGCGACTTAGGGAATCAACTCTAGGTCGAAGGGATAGCCAGCTAGCACAGCTGCCAACATCACTGCTTTTAGTGACTAAAAGAGGCGTAGGATCATATGTGGATATAGGTGGAGAGACTGCCTTAAACCTAATAACACAGGGACAGCAATTCGCAAGGAGACTTCAGTGTAGCTTTTTAGACCCTGCCTCTCCTGGTGTGGGCTATGGCCATAATGTCAATGAAAGTCAAATCAACCAGGTGCTGAGGAGCCTTCTGGATATTAGGAGGAGCACATCCTTTAGTAGCAGctccccacccctcctccctgaGCCTCTAGGTCTCCGGGACTCTCCACATCAACCGGCTCCAGAGGCAGACCTTCGTATTGTCATGTGCTTAATGTGTGGAGACTCCTACGACATAGAGCAGCTCCTGTCCCCTTTCCTAATGCATCAGCACTGCAGGCCAATGTCTAATAGTGGCACCTCTGTATTGCTGGAGCAGACAGTTGGCGGGCACAAGTTGGCTATAgagctctctctgctctcataCCATGCGTCCTTCACTTTGCGGAAGAGCAGGTTAGTACACGGCTACATTGCTGTGTACTCTGTCTCCCGAAAAGCCTCCCTGGAGACCTTGTGTGCCTTCTTGTGTGAGGTTCAGGACATAATCCCGGTTCAGCTGTTGGCAGTGGGGGATAGCCAAGCAGAGCTCACTGACAGCGACTATGCCTGCGAACAGCTGATCCAGGGGGAGGAACTAGCCCATGAGATTGAGGGTCGTTTCAATAGTGTGGTTTGTGGATCCGGGGGCGTGGTGGGAGGCCTGCACAGGATAGAAATGTTCCATTCTTTCctgatggaggtggtggagaaaCGCAACATTGTGGAGGCCACGCACATGTACGATAATGTTGCTGAAGCTTGCACTAATGAAAATGTGTACTCCCCACGCTGCAGTTCTCCCAGTCCTGTCACCATGTTCCTGGATTCAGAGGATGACGTAGAGCCATCACCACCATACTATGATGGCACACTCACATCTCACAGCGGGGGCTTCAACCTGCCTGACTTAGATTCTAGTGACATCTCTGTCATCTCTGATATCAGAGACTTTGAGAACAAACTCAATAACAAAGTACCACCCCAAGTAAGAGTTAAACCGGGTGTCACTTTTGACTTCAGGAAGGTGAGCCGTAACCCATATATTGACACACTAGGTCATCGTCGCTCCCTACCCTCTGCTGTCACCTGGGTCCCTGGTGGGGATGTGGGCTACGATCCCTCAGACTATGCCGAACCCATTGACGCCGTTTCAAAACCCCGACCTAGCAATGAGGAGATCATCTACTCAGTGCCACATGACAGCACACAAGGCAAAATCATCACCATTCGCAACTCCAACAGGATGCACTCCAATGGAAACGGTTCAGACAGCGAAGCGGACAGCAGCTCTCTGGAGCGAAGGAGGAAGTTCTCTGCAGTGGGTGTGAAGCCTCGTCTTTACCGGGACCGCTCCAAGCGGCTTGGAAAGTTCAGCAGCTTTCGCACGAGCTTCATAGGCAGCGATGATGAGATGGGAGCTCTACCAAAGTCTAAGGAAGATGACTTTGGGACCCTGAAAGGTGAAAGTCTTGTCAGCGAGGAGAGTGAGGATCCAAAAAAGAGGAACATTCTTAAGAGCCTTCGTCGAACAGCCAAG AAAACAAGACCAAAGCCCCGTCCAGCTATTCCCAAGCCCCCGGAGAGCAATTACTTTGGGGTCCCTTTAGTGAATGTGGTATCTCCAGACAGACCTATCCCACTCTTCATCGAGAAGTGTGTCCGCTTTATTGAGACAACAG gcCTGAATACTGAGGGTTTGTACCGCGTAAGTGGCAACAAGTCAGAGATGGAAAGCATGCAGAGGCAGTTTGAACAGG ACCACGGATTAGACCTAGTGGAGAAAGACTTCTCCATAAACACTGTGGCTGGAGCCCTCAAAAGCTTCTTCTCTGAGCTGCCTGAGCCCCTGGTGCCTTGTGCTCTGCAGGTGGACCTATTGGATGCTTTCA aaatcaatgacagagaacagaggcTATATACCATGAAGGATGTCCTGAGGAAGTTCCCCAGGGAGAATTATGATGTCTTCAAATATGTACTGAGCCACTTACACAA GGTGAGCCAGCTGAACAGGTTGAACTTGATGACCAGTGAAAACTTGTCCATCTGTTTCTGGCCCACTCTCATGAGGCCAGACTTCACCACTATGGATGCCCTGACTGCCACACGCACCTACCAGACAATCATCGAGACCTTCATCCACCAGtgtgcatttttcttttacaaccaGCCCCTCCTCGATTCCCCCACCGGCCTAGCGGGCCTCCCTGCCtcacccaccaccaccctcagCGGGAGCTCTGCCTACTCTTGTTaccgctcctctcctccccacaccaccacacacttcAGCCCCCTGCAGCAGTCTCCACCCACCACCCCTCAGTCTCCTCTGCAGTCcctgctccctcctctccaccagcACCCCCACTCCCACCATTCTCCTGCTGAACAAGAGACACTGTGA